The following coding sequences are from one Vicugna pacos chromosome 19, VicPac4, whole genome shotgun sequence window:
- the COMMD7 gene encoding COMM domain-containing protein 7 isoform X6, protein MGRLHCTQNPVPEAVGGDMQQLNQLGAQQFSALTEVLFHFLTEPKEVEKFLAQLSEFAATNQISLGPLRSIVKSLLLVPNGALKKSLTAEQVRADFITLGLSEEKATYFSEKWKQNAPTLARWAIGQTLMINQLIDMEWKFGVTSGSSELEKVGSIFLQLKLVVKKGNKTENVYIDGETETGDGNWSLITGLCCV, encoded by the exons ATGGGCCGCCTGCACTGCACGCAGAACCCTGTGCCCGAGGCCGTGGGCGGCGACATGCAGCAGCTGAACCAGCTGGGCGCGCAG CAGTTCTCAGCCCTGACAGAAGTGCTCTTCCACTTCCTAACTGAACCAAAAGAG GTGGAAAAGTTTCTGGCTCAGCTCTCTGAATTTGCCGCCACCAATCAGATCAGTCTCGGCCCCCTCAGAAGCATCGTCAAGAGCCTTCTTCTGGTTCCAAATG GTGCCCTGAAGAAGAGTCTCACGGCCGAGCAGGTCCGGGCTGATTTCATAACTCTGG GTCTTAGTGAGGAGAAAGCCACTTACTTTTCTGAAAAG TGGAAGCAGAATGCCCCCACCCTTGCTCGATGGGCCATAGGTCAGACTCTGATGATTAACCAGCTTATAGATATGGAGTGGAAATTTGGAG TGACATCTGGGAGCAGTGAACTGGAAAAAGTGGGAAGTATTTTTTTACAA TTAAAGTTGGTCgttaagaaaggaaataaaaccgAAAATGTGTACATAG atggggaaactgagactggaGACGGAAATTGGTCACTGATCACTGGTCTGTGCTGCGTGTGA
- the COMMD7 gene encoding COMM domain-containing protein 7 isoform X4 — protein sequence MGRLHCTQNPVPEAVGGDMQQLNQLGAQQFSALTEVLFHFLTEPKEVEKFLAQLSEFAATNQISLGPLRSIVKSLLLVPNGALKKSLTAEQVRADFITLGLSEEKATYFSEKWKQNAPTLARWAIGQTLMINQLIDMEWKFGVTSGSSELEKVGSIFLQLKLVVKKGNKTENVYIELTLPQFYSFLHEMERVRTSMECFS from the exons ATGGGCCGCCTGCACTGCACGCAGAACCCTGTGCCCGAGGCCGTGGGCGGCGACATGCAGCAGCTGAACCAGCTGGGCGCGCAG CAGTTCTCAGCCCTGACAGAAGTGCTCTTCCACTTCCTAACTGAACCAAAAGAG GTGGAAAAGTTTCTGGCTCAGCTCTCTGAATTTGCCGCCACCAATCAGATCAGTCTCGGCCCCCTCAGAAGCATCGTCAAGAGCCTTCTTCTGGTTCCAAATG GTGCCCTGAAGAAGAGTCTCACGGCCGAGCAGGTCCGGGCTGATTTCATAACTCTGG GTCTTAGTGAGGAGAAAGCCACTTACTTTTCTGAAAAG TGGAAGCAGAATGCCCCCACCCTTGCTCGATGGGCCATAGGTCAGACTCTGATGATTAACCAGCTTATAGATATGGAGTGGAAATTTGGAG TGACATCTGGGAGCAGTGAACTGGAAAAAGTGGGAAGTATTTTTTTACAA TTAAAGTTGGTCgttaagaaaggaaataaaaccgAAAATGTGTACATAG AATTAACCTTGCCTCAGTTCTACAGCTTCCTGCACGAGATGGAGCGAGTCAGAACCAGCATGGAGTGTTTCAGCTGA
- the COMMD7 gene encoding COMM domain-containing protein 7 isoform X5, translated as MGRLHCTQNPVPEAVGGDMQQLNQLGAQFSALTEVLFHFLTEPKEVEKFLAQLSEFAATNQISLGPLRSIVKSLLLVPNGALKKSLTAEQVRADFITLGLSEEKATYFSEKWKQNAPTLARWAIGQTLMINQLIDMEWKFGVTSGSSELEKVGSIFLQLKLVVKKGNKTENVYIELTLPQFYSFLHEMERVRTSMECFS; from the exons ATGGGCCGCCTGCACTGCACGCAGAACCCTGTGCCCGAGGCCGTGGGCGGCGACATGCAGCAGCTGAACCAGCTGGGCGCGCAG TTCTCAGCCCTGACAGAAGTGCTCTTCCACTTCCTAACTGAACCAAAAGAG GTGGAAAAGTTTCTGGCTCAGCTCTCTGAATTTGCCGCCACCAATCAGATCAGTCTCGGCCCCCTCAGAAGCATCGTCAAGAGCCTTCTTCTGGTTCCAAATG GTGCCCTGAAGAAGAGTCTCACGGCCGAGCAGGTCCGGGCTGATTTCATAACTCTGG GTCTTAGTGAGGAGAAAGCCACTTACTTTTCTGAAAAG TGGAAGCAGAATGCCCCCACCCTTGCTCGATGGGCCATAGGTCAGACTCTGATGATTAACCAGCTTATAGATATGGAGTGGAAATTTGGAG TGACATCTGGGAGCAGTGAACTGGAAAAAGTGGGAAGTATTTTTTTACAA TTAAAGTTGGTCgttaagaaaggaaataaaaccgAAAATGTGTACATAG AATTAACCTTGCCTCAGTTCTACAGCTTCCTGCACGAGATGGAGCGAGTCAGAACCAGCATGGAGTGTTTCAGCTGA